The following proteins come from a genomic window of Coriobacteriia bacterium:
- a CDS encoding DUF1801 domain-containing protein encodes MSNTSVQQHLSDLGDANPEFHELVQRVRGIVLATAPDASESVMYGGLMFAAPVQFCGVFAYGGHVSLEFSRGFELQDRFDVLEGSGKLRRHIKLREVSDTDSKHVREYVMQAHDLMLAP; translated from the coding sequence GTGAGCAACACGAGTGTCCAGCAGCACCTCAGCGACCTTGGTGATGCCAACCCCGAGTTCCACGAGCTGGTGCAGCGGGTGAGAGGGATCGTGCTGGCCACGGCGCCGGATGCATCAGAGAGCGTGATGTACGGCGGTCTCATGTTCGCCGCCCCCGTGCAGTTCTGTGGGGTATTCGCATACGGGGGACACGTGTCACTTGAGTTCAGCAGAGGGTTCGAACTGCAAGACCGGTTCGACGTCCTCGAAGGAAGCGGGAAGCTGCGGCGCCACATCAAGCTTCGCGAGGTCAGCGATACCGATTCCAAGCACGTGCGAGAGTACGTCATGCAAGCCCACGATCTGATGCTGGCACCGTGA
- a CDS encoding alpha/beta hydrolase yields MEIRSLFDPRLRTKEARAVSGTSRTRRIALVAACVLVALLVLPLLWPVPPLEDTVTARSLADSDSRFVKIDGLDVHYKAWGLPSSPATEGVETAAVLLHGFGASTYSWGEVAEPLSARMPVIAFDRPAFGLSERPLDWTGPNPYAPETQADLTVKMMDELGIRRAVLVGHSAGGTVAALVVQRYPDRVEAVVLEDPAIFAGGPPAFLTPLFRTPQFMRLGPLFARNLGGQAGTDFIRSAWHDPSKITSETLTEYRKPLRVRDWDSALWLLTIAPRPTNVPDVVRGINVPALFITGDDDRIVPPEDTERAAALVDGAELVIVEQSGHIPHEEQPAAFLAAVTAFLDGRAD; encoded by the coding sequence ATGGAGATCCGGTCGCTCTTCGACCCCCGCCTCAGAACCAAAGAGGCGCGGGCGGTGTCAGGCACTTCACGCACAAGACGGATCGCACTGGTCGCGGCGTGCGTGCTGGTCGCGTTGCTCGTGCTGCCGCTGTTGTGGCCGGTGCCGCCCCTGGAGGACACCGTCACTGCGAGGTCTCTCGCTGACAGCGATTCGCGCTTCGTCAAGATCGACGGGCTCGACGTGCACTACAAGGCCTGGGGGCTACCCTCCTCGCCCGCAACCGAAGGCGTCGAAACCGCGGCTGTCCTCCTGCACGGCTTTGGCGCTTCCACGTACTCGTGGGGAGAGGTCGCCGAGCCCCTCTCCGCTCGGATGCCGGTGATTGCGTTCGATCGACCCGCGTTCGGACTGTCCGAGCGGCCACTGGACTGGACCGGGCCCAACCCGTATGCGCCCGAAACGCAGGCTGATCTCACCGTCAAGATGATGGACGAGCTCGGCATACGTCGCGCTGTTCTCGTCGGCCACTCGGCAGGGGGCACCGTGGCAGCACTGGTCGTACAGCGCTACCCCGATCGTGTCGAGGCCGTCGTTCTCGAAGACCCCGCTATCTTCGCCGGCGGACCGCCCGCGTTCCTCACGCCGCTGTTTCGCACTCCTCAGTTCATGCGACTCGGTCCGCTCTTCGCCCGCAATCTCGGCGGGCAGGCAGGCACGGACTTCATACGCTCCGCGTGGCACGATCCTTCGAAGATAACGAGCGAGACCCTCACCGAATACCGCAAGCCCCTGCGAGTGAGAGACTGGGACAGCGCACTTTGGCTGTTGACGATCGCACCTCGGCCCACGAACGTGCCTGATGTCGTTCGCGGCATCAACGTGCCTGCGCTGTTCATCACGGGCGACGATGACCGCATCGTTCCGCCTGAAGACACCGAGCGCGCAGCGGCGCTTGTCGATGGGGCGGAGCTCGTGATTGTCGAGCAGAGCGGCCACATCCCTCACGAGGAGCAGCCGGCCGCGTTTCTTGCCGCGGTCACTGCCTTCCTCGACGGCCGTGCCGACTAG
- a CDS encoding thermonuclease family protein, which translates to MDTAESAAVPLTRATVVRVVDGDTAVFKLKNGRTEKTRFIGIDTPESTNSIEEYGQEATAFTKQSLPKGRTVYLELGVDKRDRYDRLLAYVWLSPPRDDSKSEVRQKMFNAELALAGYAQQMTVPPNSKYASYFREFVAEARDDNRGLWAIDPAAKDR; encoded by the coding sequence GTGGATACAGCCGAGTCCGCCGCTGTTCCGCTGACGCGTGCCACCGTCGTGCGCGTGGTCGACGGTGACACGGCCGTCTTCAAGCTCAAGAACGGCAGAACGGAGAAGACACGCTTCATCGGCATCGACACTCCGGAGTCGACCAACAGCATCGAGGAGTACGGCCAGGAGGCCACGGCTTTCACCAAGCAGTCACTCCCGAAGGGACGCACGGTCTACCTCGAACTGGGTGTGGACAAGCGCGATAGATACGATCGACTGCTGGCCTACGTCTGGCTGAGCCCACCCCGCGACGACAGCAAGTCCGAGGTGCGCCAGAAGATGTTCAACGCCGAACTGGCGTTGGCTGGCTATGCTCAGCAGATGACGGTACCGCCCAACTCCAAGTACGCGAGCTACTTTCGCGAGTTCGTCGCCGAGGCCAGGGACGACAACAGGGGGCTTTGGGCCATCGATCCCGCCGCGAAGGACCGCTAG
- a CDS encoding GyrI-like domain-containing protein, with the protein MPKLDYKKQLAHLYKPSPREVVEVNVPEMSFLMIEGQGDPTTSESYSNAVEALYAVAYALKFAIKKGPSAIDYGVMPLEALWWADDMSAFVSGDRSAWQWTAMIMQPDPVTTELVETVLADVSKKKNPPALPLMRFATFEEGLAAQTMHVGPFSAEGPTIERVHDFISASGRTRFGKHHEIYLSDIRKADPAKWQTVIRQPMRSVPRDAA; encoded by the coding sequence ATGCCCAAGCTCGACTACAAGAAGCAGCTCGCTCATCTCTACAAGCCCTCGCCCCGCGAAGTGGTCGAGGTCAACGTACCTGAGATGAGCTTCCTCATGATCGAGGGTCAGGGCGACCCCACGACGTCGGAGTCCTATTCGAACGCCGTGGAGGCACTGTACGCCGTGGCGTACGCGCTCAAGTTCGCCATCAAGAAGGGCCCCAGCGCAATCGACTACGGAGTCATGCCGCTGGAGGCGCTATGGTGGGCCGACGACATGTCGGCCTTCGTTTCCGGCGACCGATCGGCGTGGCAATGGACGGCGATGATCATGCAGCCGGACCCTGTGACCACCGAACTCGTCGAAACGGTGCTCGCCGACGTCTCCAAGAAGAAGAATCCGCCAGCTCTTCCGCTCATGCGCTTCGCCACGTTCGAAGAGGGACTAGCTGCACAGACCATGCACGTCGGGCCGTTCTCGGCGGAGGGCCCGACCATTGAGCGCGTACACGACTTCATCTCTGCCTCCGGCCGGACGCGCTTCGGCAAACACCACGAGATCTACCTGAGCGACATCCGCAAAGCAGACCCGGCGAAGTGGCAGACGGTGATTCGCCAACCCATGCGATCAGTCCCGCGGGATGCGGCGTAG
- a CDS encoding EamA family transporter, with amino-acid sequence MTPDAAAAPRQRLVALARIAAAGLIWGTIPLIMRSADGASVVKVFFRVFFAWVVIALGLVATGGWRELRGLSRSKVLQVVGQGLILTLNWFLFLTAIDMTTVATAELLGYTGPVIVAALAPYVTGEPFDRRVIAPLSLAMVGIVVILAPHGLQVGTDEEAIGALLAFASAFTYATLLLRSKKILRGISSGALMFMEYATASLVLLPFVIAAYLRGDAPSTPVAYAALVSLGIIHTAFAGFLFLGGLRRVRTDHAAILTYVEPVSAVVFASLFLSEALTWTTLVGGALVIGGGVVVARLEAREGIETVPLEAAGTDVCLDDADSRSPEPP; translated from the coding sequence ATGACTCCTGACGCAGCCGCCGCCCCTCGCCAGCGCCTCGTCGCCCTGGCGCGCATAGCGGCCGCCGGACTCATCTGGGGCACGATACCGCTGATCATGCGCAGTGCGGACGGCGCGTCGGTCGTCAAGGTGTTCTTCCGGGTCTTCTTCGCCTGGGTCGTCATCGCGCTGGGCTTGGTGGCCACCGGCGGCTGGCGCGAGCTTCGAGGGCTGTCACGCTCAAAGGTGCTGCAGGTGGTGGGACAGGGCCTGATCCTGACCCTCAACTGGTTTCTCTTTCTGACCGCCATCGACATGACGACCGTGGCCACGGCAGAGCTGCTCGGCTATACCGGCCCGGTCATCGTGGCGGCCCTCGCCCCCTACGTGACAGGCGAACCGTTCGATCGACGCGTGATCGCCCCCCTCTCGCTCGCCATGGTGGGCATCGTCGTGATCCTGGCCCCCCACGGCCTGCAGGTGGGCACCGACGAGGAGGCCATCGGCGCCCTTCTGGCGTTCGCCTCGGCCTTCACGTACGCCACGCTGCTTCTGCGCTCGAAGAAGATCCTGCGTGGCATCTCGAGCGGGGCGCTCATGTTCATGGAGTACGCGACCGCATCGCTCGTGCTCCTGCCGTTTGTGATCGCGGCCTACCTGCGGGGGGACGCTCCGAGCACGCCCGTGGCTTACGCCGCTCTCGTCTCTTTGGGCATCATCCACACAGCGTTTGCCGGCTTCCTCTTCCTGGGAGGCTTGCGCCGGGTGCGCACCGACCATGCGGCGATTCTGACCTACGTCGAGCCGGTGAGCGCGGTGGTGTTCGCGTCGCTGTTCCTGAGCGAAGCGCTGACGTGGACCACGCTCGTCGGCGGTGCACTGGTGATCGGCGGCGGAGTCGTCGTCGCCCGCCTTGAGGCCCGCGAGGGGATCGAGACCGTCCCCCTTGAAGCCGCCGGAACCGACGTGTGCCTCGATGATGCCGATTCGCGGTCCCCGGAACCACCGTAG